A portion of the Halobacillus ihumii genome contains these proteins:
- a CDS encoding acyl-CoA dehydrogenase → MQFEYSEKVQKLQERLNTFMEEYVYPNESVYEEQLNQEARFSEVPAIMEELKEKAKEQGLWNLFLPDSESGAGLSNIEYAPLCEIMGRSSIAPEVFNCAAPDTGNMELLERYGTKEQKEKWLAPLLDGEIRSCFSMTEPDVASSDATNIKTSIVRDGDEYVVNGTKWWSSGAGDPRCKIAIVMGKNDPDAAKHEQQSMILVPLDTPGVTIKRTLPVFGYDHAPHGHAEIDYDNVRVPAENLIWGEGKGFAIAQGRLGPGRIHHCMRSIGAAERALEDLCKRVKERETFGKKLADQGVIREWIADSRIDIEQARLLTLKAAYMMDTVGNKEAKAEIAMIKVVAPNMALKVIDRAIQAFGAAGVSDDYSLAAKWANIRTLRLADGPDEVHRRAIARTELKKYH, encoded by the coding sequence ATGCAGTTTGAATACTCGGAAAAAGTTCAAAAGTTGCAGGAACGGCTGAATACGTTTATGGAAGAATACGTTTATCCGAATGAGTCGGTGTATGAAGAGCAGCTAAATCAAGAGGCACGGTTCTCTGAAGTTCCGGCAATAATGGAAGAGTTGAAGGAGAAAGCGAAGGAACAGGGGTTGTGGAATTTATTTTTGCCAGACAGCGAATCCGGAGCTGGCTTATCAAACATTGAATATGCTCCGTTATGTGAAATTATGGGACGTTCGAGTATTGCCCCTGAGGTGTTCAATTGTGCTGCGCCAGATACAGGCAATATGGAGCTGTTGGAACGGTATGGCACGAAGGAGCAGAAGGAGAAGTGGCTGGCTCCGCTGCTGGATGGAGAAATCCGTTCTTGTTTTTCCATGACAGAACCTGATGTAGCTTCTTCAGATGCGACGAACATTAAGACGAGTATTGTCCGCGATGGGGATGAGTATGTGGTCAACGGTACGAAATGGTGGTCTTCCGGGGCGGGAGATCCGCGCTGTAAGATTGCCATCGTGATGGGCAAAAATGACCCGGATGCCGCTAAGCATGAGCAGCAATCTATGATTCTCGTTCCACTCGATACTCCTGGCGTCACGATCAAAAGGACGCTCCCCGTTTTCGGTTATGATCACGCCCCGCACGGTCACGCTGAGATTGACTACGACAACGTCCGCGTTCCTGCGGAGAACCTGATTTGGGGCGAAGGAAAAGGGTTCGCGATCGCACAAGGAAGGCTTGGACCTGGCCGTATTCATCATTGCATGCGATCGATCGGAGCTGCCGAGCGGGCGCTCGAAGATCTGTGCAAGCGGGTCAAGGAACGGGAGACTTTTGGCAAAAAACTGGCTGACCAAGGTGTAATCAGGGAATGGATTGCTGATTCTCGCATCGATATAGAGCAAGCTAGATTGCTAACATTAAAAGCCGCTTACATGATGGATACGGTGGGTAACAAGGAAGCCAAAGCGGAAATCGCGATGATCAAAGTCGTAGCACCAAATATGGCCTTGAAAGTGATCGACCGTGCCATTCAAGCCTTTGGAGCAGCAGGGGTAAGTGATGACTACTCGTTAGCTGCCAAATGGGCGAATATCCGTACACTGCGTTTAGCGGACGGGCCGGATGAAGTTCATCGCCGAGCGATTGCCCGAACGGAACTGAAGAAATATCACTAA
- a CDS encoding MaoC/PaaZ C-terminal domain-containing protein, giving the protein MSMMTELEVGESLQSVTLDPVSRLDLIKYAGASGDYNPIHTIDEEAEKAGLPGIIAHGMWTMGNLSKLFTPFYEEGFIEDYTIRFKGMVFLNDEITLQAVLAENKEEQLGFDVAATNQKGKDVIKGRVAFRKV; this is encoded by the coding sequence ATGAGTATGATGACAGAGCTTGAAGTTGGTGAATCGCTGCAATCGGTTACGCTTGATCCAGTTTCGCGTCTGGATTTAATCAAATATGCTGGAGCGTCTGGCGATTATAATCCGATTCATACGATCGACGAGGAAGCAGAAAAGGCTGGTTTGCCAGGGATTATTGCTCACGGTATGTGGACGATGGGGAATCTATCCAAACTTTTCACCCCCTTTTATGAGGAAGGATTTATCGAGGATTACACGATCCGGTTTAAAGGCATGGTGTTTCTGAACGATGAAATCACGCTGCAGGCTGTTTTGGCCGAAAACAAGGAAGAACAATTAGGTTTCGACGTTGCAGCCACCAATCAAAAAGGTAAGGACGTCATCAAAGGACGTGTAGCATTTCGCAAAGTGTAA
- a CDS encoding MaoC family dehydratase N-terminal domain-containing protein has product MLTDSIGKRSEKIKNTVERGAVKKFAEAIGDNHPIFVCEETGQQSRYRTNIAPPTFPRVFDYGVIEGLNLPKKGLIHGEQLYHYERPLLVGEDVYCYQEVNDYYERNGKSGEMGFLQIKRYGEDADGHVIFTEEQVVIITEAVRKGMEV; this is encoded by the coding sequence ATGTTAACGGATAGTATTGGGAAACGGTCTGAGAAAATAAAGAATACGGTCGAAAGAGGGGCTGTCAAGAAGTTTGCAGAGGCGATTGGTGATAACCATCCGATCTTCGTTTGCGAAGAAACAGGGCAGCAATCGCGATATCGCACTAATATTGCTCCGCCGACTTTTCCAAGAGTGTTTGACTATGGAGTTATCGAAGGATTAAATTTGCCGAAAAAAGGGTTGATTCACGGTGAACAACTCTATCATTATGAACGGCCGCTGCTAGTGGGTGAGGACGTTTACTGTTATCAGGAAGTGAATGATTACTATGAGCGAAACGGTAAAAGCGGTGAAATGGGATTTTTGCAAATTAAACGTTACGGAGAAGACGCCGACGGGCATGTTATTTTTACTGAGGAACAGGTTGTCATTATTACGGAGGCGGTTCGAAAGGGGATGGAAGTATGA
- the fabG gene encoding 3-oxoacyl-ACP reductase FabG has translation MAGRFDNKVAFVTGGSRGIGKGIVELFAEEGAKVAIIDVNEEALSATKNELEGKGVEVFAQVANVVELDEVKAAMKEAYERFGSINILVNNAGVIRDNMLFKMTDSDWDTVMNVHLKGSFNAARAAQGYMVENKYGRIINLSSTSALGNRGQANYATAKAGLQGFTKTLAIELGKFGITVNAVAPGFIETDMTKETAARIGISFEDLVKASVDKIPAGRSGKPEDIANAVAFYADEKSSFVNGQVLYVAGGPKD, from the coding sequence ATGGCAGGTAGATTTGATAACAAAGTAGCATTTGTAACAGGTGGAAGCCGTGGAATAGGAAAAGGAATTGTGGAGCTTTTTGCAGAGGAAGGTGCCAAGGTAGCAATCATCGATGTGAATGAGGAAGCGCTTAGTGCAACGAAGAATGAACTCGAAGGAAAAGGTGTTGAGGTCTTCGCTCAGGTGGCCAATGTGGTCGAGCTCGACGAGGTAAAAGCTGCTATGAAAGAGGCGTATGAGCGGTTCGGATCCATTAATATTCTCGTTAATAACGCCGGTGTCATTCGCGACAATATGTTGTTTAAGATGACCGATTCTGACTGGGATACTGTAATGAACGTCCATCTTAAAGGATCATTTAACGCCGCACGGGCAGCTCAGGGGTATATGGTCGAGAATAAATATGGACGAATCATCAATCTTTCCTCCACTTCAGCACTCGGCAATCGCGGGCAGGCTAACTATGCGACAGCTAAAGCTGGCTTGCAAGGTTTTACAAAAACGCTTGCCATTGAACTAGGCAAGTTTGGGATCACGGTCAACGCGGTTGCCCCAGGGTTTATTGAAACAGATATGACGAAAGAGACTGCTGCCCGCATAGGCATTTCATTTGAAGATTTGGTGAAAGCAAGCGTTGATAAAATCCCTGCTGGAAGAAGCGGAAAGCCTGAGGATATTGCGAATGCGGTCGCTTTTTACGCGGATGAAAAGTCTTCTTTTGTGAACGGTCAAGTCTTGTATGTTGCTGGGGGTCCAAAAGATTAA
- a CDS encoding acyl-CoA dehydrogenase family protein: MHLRLTDEQQMVKETIRKFVEKELIPLENEVLRNEREGKPSLSPEKMQELQLKAKEAGFWGINTPEEYGGADLGQMMLAIVQMEVARTFVPFQFGGSADNILYYGNEEQKQKYLLPTINGEKKSCFAMTEPDAGSDTRNIRMTAVKDGNEWVLNGEKTFITGGNEADFVMVIAITDKELHQSSGGRKGVTCFIADRSMGWKSEYIDTMGEWGPAGLVFDNVRVPEENILGEVNGGYDLGLEWIGFARWIVGARAVGSAERLLNMAIDYANERKTFGKPIAARQAIQWQIADSAVEIEAAKWLVLNAAFTLDQGEDNRHAASMAKLYGSNMGNRVVDRVLQIHGGMGYTRELPIERWYREARLWRIYDGTDEIQRLIISRNLLRGHVKIG, encoded by the coding sequence ATGCATTTACGGTTAACAGATGAACAGCAAATGGTGAAGGAAACGATAAGGAAGTTTGTAGAAAAGGAATTAATCCCTTTAGAAAACGAAGTACTTCGCAATGAGCGTGAGGGCAAGCCGAGTCTCTCGCCTGAAAAAATGCAGGAGCTGCAGCTGAAGGCGAAGGAAGCCGGATTCTGGGGGATCAATACACCGGAAGAATATGGCGGGGCTGATCTTGGACAGATGATGCTTGCGATTGTGCAGATGGAAGTGGCGAGGACATTCGTTCCGTTCCAGTTCGGCGGTTCGGCGGATAACATCCTCTATTATGGAAATGAGGAGCAGAAGCAGAAATATCTCCTTCCCACCATCAATGGAGAGAAGAAGTCTTGTTTTGCTATGACAGAGCCGGACGCTGGATCCGATACGAGAAATATTCGCATGACGGCTGTTAAAGATGGCAATGAGTGGGTGTTAAATGGTGAAAAAACCTTTATCACTGGTGGGAACGAGGCTGACTTTGTGATGGTGATTGCGATTACGGATAAGGAGCTGCACCAATCTTCAGGAGGTCGTAAAGGCGTGACCTGCTTCATTGCGGATCGGTCGATGGGCTGGAAGTCTGAATATATCGATACGATGGGAGAATGGGGACCTGCTGGGTTAGTTTTCGATAATGTCAGGGTTCCGGAGGAGAATATTTTAGGGGAAGTGAATGGCGGATACGACCTTGGGCTGGAGTGGATAGGCTTTGCCAGGTGGATTGTCGGGGCGCGTGCCGTTGGTTCAGCGGAACGTTTGTTAAACATGGCGATTGATTACGCGAATGAGCGCAAAACGTTTGGAAAGCCGATCGCGGCCAGGCAGGCGATTCAATGGCAGATTGCCGATTCAGCAGTGGAAATTGAGGCGGCAAAATGGCTCGTACTCAATGCTGCCTTCACGCTTGATCAGGGTGAGGATAACCGACATGCGGCTTCGATGGCCAAGTTGTATGGTTCCAATATGGGCAATAGAGTCGTTGATCGTGTGCTGCAAATTCACGGCGGCATGGGCTACACTAGAGAGCTGCCGATTGAACGCTGGTACCGGGAGGCTCGGCTATGGAGAATTTACGATGGTACCGATGAGATTCAGCGGTTAATTATTTCTAGGAATCTACTACGTGGACATGTAAAAATAGGGTAA
- a CDS encoding NEW3 domain-containing protein produces MKKFSLVLLIAMLIVPLAAPLNSYGKGKADSDVELWNKLKPLDTTLSFLNTGAHPDDERSHLLAYLSRGLGIRTASLIANRGEGGQNEIGKELGNALGIIRSNEMKEASKVTGVEVFHLSQTTDDPIYDFGFSKSPEETLEKWGEELTYKRFIRRIRTYKPDILFPSFLNVESQHGHHRAINLLTRRAFEDAADPTVFPEQLEEGLSTWQVKKLYLPADSGNATTSLQIGKYDPIYGMTYPQLGEKSRYLHKSQGMGEDIPAEPETVHLRLAKSVTEIPNEENMFDGLAYDFKEIGARLKSDDPGLSAKLTHFQKTLDKVIEQYPDRSKALKKAHVALKEVRHLQSKTEKSRLESKDKEDILFRLDVKEDQLTEVSKVASSLEVQTVVGDATLVQNGQTNVTVTMKNNGKQLLKDVHPALSLPEGWTVEESPKPFRLKSGESKTVEFTVNVPSDAEYFKPYDESSIQTKLSYSVGPAEVKQSYQTESTVAVLPDVSIQSDPTSLVVNTLDVPEEITVEAKVQNNTSGSLETSVELDIPDGWTAEPELKPVAFSEENETQTVTFTVSPSAEVDKGEFTIQPVVKENGKSLRTYVQKIDYEHINTSYYLQPAKVEGVAFDLKMPDNLKVGYIDSGFDKVADRLQGIGMDVTKLGPEDLKSGDLSQYDTIVTGVRAYLSREDLRNNNKRLLQYAEDGGHLVVQYNKPWDNWNSDSTAPYKLVIGQPSIEWRVTDETAEVHVQKPNHPLFNYPNTITEKDWSNWVQERGLYFPMEWDDRFETFVSMADPNEEPFDSGILMADYGEGSYLYTNLVWYRQIQNQVPGGYRIFTNLVSYPLDDE; encoded by the coding sequence ATGAAAAAGTTTTCGTTAGTACTTCTGATCGCGATGTTAATTGTTCCATTGGCTGCTCCGCTAAATTCCTATGGGAAAGGGAAAGCGGATTCGGATGTTGAGCTCTGGAACAAATTAAAGCCATTAGATACAACACTTAGCTTTCTAAATACCGGAGCACATCCTGACGATGAGCGCAGTCATCTGCTTGCTTATTTGTCGAGAGGACTTGGGATCAGAACAGCCAGTCTGATCGCTAACCGCGGTGAGGGCGGACAAAACGAAATCGGTAAGGAACTTGGCAATGCACTAGGGATCATACGCTCTAATGAAATGAAGGAAGCCTCAAAGGTTACAGGGGTGGAAGTATTTCATTTAAGCCAGACGACCGACGATCCGATTTATGATTTCGGTTTCTCAAAAAGTCCTGAAGAGACGTTGGAAAAATGGGGAGAAGAACTTACTTATAAACGGTTCATCCGCAGAATTCGAACCTATAAGCCTGATATTTTATTCCCTTCTTTTTTGAACGTTGAATCGCAGCACGGTCATCATCGAGCGATTAACTTATTGACAAGAAGAGCCTTTGAAGATGCTGCCGATCCAACAGTTTTTCCTGAACAGCTTGAAGAAGGGCTGTCTACCTGGCAAGTGAAGAAACTCTATCTGCCTGCTGACTCAGGCAATGCCACAACTTCACTGCAAATAGGGAAATATGATCCAATCTATGGGATGACGTACCCGCAGCTTGGTGAAAAATCACGATATCTCCACAAGAGTCAGGGAATGGGGGAAGATATACCGGCTGAACCTGAAACGGTCCATTTAAGACTTGCTAAGTCCGTGACTGAAATACCAAATGAAGAAAATATGTTTGACGGTTTAGCTTATGATTTTAAGGAGATCGGCGCCCGTCTTAAGAGTGATGACCCTGGTCTCAGTGCTAAGCTGACCCATTTCCAGAAAACACTCGATAAGGTGATCGAACAATATCCTGATCGTTCAAAAGCGTTGAAAAAGGCACATGTGGCTCTTAAAGAAGTAAGGCATTTGCAGTCAAAAACTGAAAAGAGCCGTTTAGAATCGAAAGATAAAGAAGATATCCTGTTTCGCCTTGATGTAAAAGAGGATCAGCTTACTGAAGTAAGTAAGGTGGCTTCCAGTCTAGAAGTTCAGACAGTGGTTGGAGACGCTACCCTAGTACAGAACGGGCAAACGAATGTAACGGTCACCATGAAAAATAACGGCAAACAGCTTCTTAAAGATGTTCACCCGGCCTTAAGCCTCCCTGAAGGGTGGACGGTTGAAGAATCACCAAAACCTTTTCGTTTAAAATCAGGAGAGAGTAAAACTGTTGAATTTACTGTCAATGTCCCTTCAGACGCCGAGTACTTTAAACCATATGATGAGTCTAGTATACAGACCAAACTATCTTATTCAGTCGGTCCCGCTGAAGTAAAACAAAGCTATCAAACCGAGAGTACGGTAGCCGTTTTACCAGACGTATCTATACAATCGGATCCAACCAGCTTAGTCGTTAACACACTGGATGTACCTGAAGAAATTACCGTTGAAGCCAAAGTACAAAATAACACCTCAGGATCGCTTGAAACTTCTGTGGAACTTGATATTCCAGATGGATGGACGGCAGAACCTGAGTTGAAGCCTGTAGCTTTCAGCGAAGAGAACGAAACACAAACGGTTACCTTTACTGTCTCTCCGAGCGCGGAAGTGGATAAGGGAGAATTTACTATACAGCCAGTCGTCAAAGAAAATGGAAAGTCGTTACGTACCTACGTTCAAAAAATTGACTATGAACATATCAATACCTCGTACTATCTGCAGCCAGCCAAGGTTGAAGGGGTAGCCTTTGATTTGAAAATGCCTGACAACTTAAAAGTCGGTTACATTGACAGCGGCTTTGATAAAGTAGCTGATCGATTACAGGGCATCGGCATGGATGTAACAAAACTTGGACCAGAAGATTTGAAATCAGGAGACCTCTCTCAATACGATACGATCGTAACAGGTGTCAGGGCTTACTTGTCTCGTGAGGATTTGCGGAATAATAACAAGCGACTGCTTCAATACGCAGAAGATGGCGGCCATCTTGTCGTTCAGTACAATAAACCATGGGATAATTGGAACTCGGATTCGACGGCTCCATACAAACTAGTTATTGGTCAGCCATCGATTGAGTGGCGAGTTACTGATGAAACAGCTGAGGTACACGTGCAAAAACCAAACCATCCTCTCTTTAATTATCCGAACACTATCACTGAGAAGGATTGGTCCAATTGGGTTCAAGAAAGAGGCTTGTATTTCCCAATGGAATGGGATGACAGGTTTGAAACGTTCGTCAGCATGGCGGATCCAAATGAAGAACCTTTTGACAGCGGGATTTTAATGGCGGACTACGGTGAGGGAAGCTATTTATATACTAACCTTGTCTGGTACCGGCAAATCCAAAATCAGGTGCCGGGAGGGTATCGTATTTTTACCAATCTAGTGAGTTATCCGCTCGATGACGAATAA
- the argH gene encoding argininosuccinate lyase has protein sequence MSRAKEQFEHSDGITFPGKTYVESLLKPMFYDQKEHLLDAMFMVHKAHTTMLEEQGILTNEEKAAILKGIEAVESLDERQINYSSGYEDLFFLIESKIGDYIGEELAGKMHMGKSRNDMGETMYRIVIRDYLKQAIRETKQLGEAILVQAEQHVDSIMPAHTHTQPAQPTTFGHYLVAVYDNLQRDIIRLKQAYQTVNQSPMGAAAITTTGFPINRERMVGLLGFDGLVENSYDAIAAGDYLIEAGQALISLMTNIGRWIQEFLRMASKEVGLLNVSDAYVQVSSIMPQKRNPVSIEHSRALASSAAAEGMAVVHMIHNTPYGDINDTEDDLQPHIYNGFKKGSRVLRLMHAVIVTMNFDKERAEKQARENMITITELADVLARDYGVPFRKAHQTASLIAKKALHLSKELYEISLSQINEWVGDVELKKEDWEAIIDPVCFVERRKVTGGPNPDVVREMIDRRK, from the coding sequence ATGAGCCGTGCTAAAGAACAGTTCGAACACAGTGACGGGATAACTTTTCCAGGAAAAACGTATGTAGAGTCCTTGTTGAAACCAATGTTTTACGATCAAAAAGAACATTTATTGGATGCGATGTTTATGGTTCATAAAGCACATACGACCATGCTAGAAGAGCAGGGGATCCTGACCAATGAAGAGAAGGCTGCTATTTTAAAAGGGATTGAAGCGGTAGAAAGTCTTGATGAACGTCAAATAAACTATTCCTCGGGTTACGAGGATTTATTTTTTTTAATTGAATCAAAGATTGGTGATTACATCGGTGAAGAATTAGCTGGGAAAATGCACATGGGTAAAAGCCGGAACGATATGGGCGAGACGATGTATCGAATTGTAATCAGGGATTATCTTAAACAGGCAATCCGTGAGACGAAGCAGCTTGGTGAAGCTATTCTAGTACAGGCAGAACAGCACGTTGATTCGATTATGCCAGCTCATACTCATACACAGCCGGCCCAACCGACAACGTTTGGACATTATTTAGTGGCGGTTTATGACAATTTGCAAAGAGATATAATACGGTTAAAGCAGGCGTATCAAACCGTGAATCAATCACCGATGGGAGCGGCAGCTATTACAACAACCGGTTTTCCGATTAATCGGGAGCGAATGGTTGGACTGCTCGGTTTTGATGGGTTGGTCGAAAACTCCTATGATGCGATCGCAGCGGGAGACTACCTGATTGAAGCAGGTCAGGCGCTGATCAGCTTAATGACCAATATTGGTCGCTGGATCCAAGAGTTTCTCCGCATGGCATCTAAGGAAGTCGGGTTGTTAAACGTCTCAGATGCCTACGTACAAGTCAGCAGTATTATGCCACAGAAACGAAATCCTGTTTCGATTGAACATTCTCGTGCTTTAGCGAGCAGTGCAGCCGCAGAGGGGATGGCGGTCGTTCATATGATCCACAATACACCTTATGGAGATATTAATGATACGGAAGATGACCTGCAGCCGCATATCTATAATGGGTTCAAAAAGGGTTCACGCGTGTTGCGTCTTATGCATGCTGTCATTGTAACGATGAATTTTGACAAGGAAAGGGCAGAGAAACAAGCCCGCGAAAATATGATTACGATTACTGAATTAGCCGATGTACTCGCCCGTGATTATGGAGTACCTTTTAGAAAAGCACATCAAACCGCTAGTCTGATCGCCAAAAAAGCATTGCACTTGAGTAAAGAGTTGTATGAAATATCGTTATCCCAAATTAATGAGTGGGTAGGTGATGTGGAACTGAAGAAAGAGGATTGGGAGGCGATTATTGATCCTGTTTGTTTTGTAGAAAGAAGAAAGGTGACGGGGGGACCAAATCCTGATGTTGTAAGGGAAATGATTGATAGAAGGAAATGA
- a CDS encoding ABC transporter permease: MKLKAEHRKTLLLLIPVLVVLVGYVLYPSIETLLESFKRNGLFSLQNYQDFFGTKAAANLEALWHSVYISLLSVLFSALIGIPLAYIFNRYDFPGRQFFSNIAIMPIVLPSLVGVMAFMFLYGEAGLVPNALKDLFNLSEIPFSIGGVSGILLVHAYTMYPYFYMTTSSALNNIDPSLEEAAYNLGSSKFSVFRKITFPLLTPGLVAASLLVFMVSMASFSAPFLLAGGYRVLSLQIYFSKVNGNLEMAATQSVILSAVSISFLLFMRWYQGRKDYRMASKGIGAHRSEVSNPLLKWCMVSLGIVAMIILLLPHATLMLLSLVPEGGWTWQTYPQAFSLENFRLLFEDPNIWDPVKNSLIMSALACIGVFVFGIITSYALVKRSFIGKNLVDILVMIPWALPATVVGMNLILAFNQASPFSFGRVLVGTFWILPLAYFIRFIPLVVRSTSAVLEQMDDSIEEAAQNLGAKWLYTFRRVVIPIIMPGVLSGTLLAFVQAVGEFPTSVLLYTIGNRPISIEIMNQLRQFNIGQAAAYGMIQVGIIAIVLFVAYKFLGVKSENTL; encoded by the coding sequence ATGAAGTTAAAGGCTGAACATCGAAAAACATTACTCCTATTAATTCCCGTACTTGTCGTCTTGGTTGGGTATGTCCTTTATCCGTCGATCGAAACGCTGCTTGAAAGTTTTAAACGAAATGGACTCTTCTCATTGCAAAATTATCAAGATTTCTTTGGAACAAAGGCCGCTGCCAATTTAGAGGCACTTTGGCACTCCGTCTATATTTCTTTATTGTCAGTTCTCTTCAGTGCACTGATTGGGATTCCTTTAGCGTATATTTTTAACCGTTATGACTTTCCGGGACGTCAATTCTTTTCAAACATTGCCATTATGCCGATCGTTCTCCCTTCTTTAGTTGGAGTCATGGCTTTTATGTTTTTATATGGAGAAGCCGGCTTAGTTCCCAATGCACTGAAAGATCTATTCAACTTATCTGAGATTCCTTTCAGTATTGGGGGAGTTTCCGGGATATTGTTGGTGCATGCTTACACGATGTATCCATACTTTTATATGACGACTTCGTCAGCGTTAAATAATATTGATCCTTCTTTAGAAGAAGCAGCCTACAATCTAGGTTCCAGTAAATTTAGTGTGTTTAGAAAAATTACTTTTCCTCTGTTAACCCCGGGGTTAGTGGCTGCCTCTTTATTAGTGTTTATGGTTTCGATGGCCTCTTTTAGTGCGCCTTTTTTACTGGCAGGGGGGTATCGGGTATTAAGTCTGCAAATCTATTTTTCAAAAGTGAATGGCAATTTGGAAATGGCGGCAACCCAATCTGTTATTCTATCAGCCGTCTCAATCTCTTTTCTATTATTTATGCGCTGGTACCAGGGGCGCAAGGATTATCGGATGGCCAGTAAAGGAATTGGAGCTCATCGCAGTGAAGTCAGTAACCCACTTTTAAAATGGTGCATGGTATCACTAGGAATAGTGGCGATGATTATCTTGCTATTGCCACATGCCACGTTAATGCTTCTATCCCTTGTACCTGAGGGAGGGTGGACATGGCAGACTTACCCGCAAGCCTTCAGCCTTGAAAACTTCAGGTTACTATTTGAAGATCCAAATATTTGGGACCCTGTAAAAAATAGTTTGATCATGTCGGCTTTAGCCTGTATCGGTGTGTTCGTATTTGGCATTATCACCTCTTATGCCCTTGTGAAGCGTAGTTTTATAGGGAAGAATCTAGTCGATATTCTCGTCATGATACCTTGGGCTTTACCTGCGACTGTTGTTGGTATGAATTTAATTCTGGCGTTTAACCAGGCTTCTCCGTTTTCATTTGGAAGAGTGCTCGTAGGGACATTTTGGATCTTGCCGCTTGCCTACTTTATCCGCTTCATCCCGCTTGTGGTCAGGTCGACATCTGCTGTACTAGAACAAATGGATGATTCGATTGAAGAGGCTGCACAAAACTTAGGAGCCAAGTGGCTTTACACCTTTAGACGTGTCGTGATTCCGATTATCATGCCGGGTGTGCTGAGTGGTACGTTGCTTGCTTTTGTTCAGGCTGTAGGAGAATTTCCGACGTCCGTACTGCTTTATACGATTGGCAACCGGCCTATCTCGATTGAGATTATGAATCAATTAAGGCAGTTTAACATTGGTCAGGCAGCAGCCTATGGAATGATTCAGGTGGGCATAATTGCGATCGTCCTGTTTGTAGCTTATAAGTTTTTAGGTGTTAAATCTGAAAATACATTATAA
- a CDS encoding ABC transporter ATP-binding protein — protein sequence MSTVNLSTITKQFGEITAVKDLDLLIEEGEFFTFLGPSGCGKTTTLRMIAGFYYPTHGKVKFNDKDMTTVPPEKRNTGMVFQNYALFPHMTVFENVAFGLKVRKVNKTETRKRVEDVLKKVRLESYIQRQVSQLSGGQQQRVALARALVIEPDILLLDEPLSNLDARLRDEMRTEILRLQREYGITTIYVTHDQVEALTMSDRIAVFKDGKCQQMGTPTDIYNEPVNNFVAEFIGETNLSPVTLDKKQEEAFVFHSDSLKSPIRVKNSKQNIATYHEDDELMISIRPEAIQVSDEALPDRQNLWTGEVSLVQFTGASVHTFIKINEEITLRATGLNRGPSTYFAEGATVSVHMPEDQIRVIPRARE from the coding sequence ATGTCAACAGTGAATTTATCAACGATTACAAAACAATTCGGTGAGATCACGGCAGTCAAAGACTTAGATTTATTAATCGAAGAAGGCGAATTTTTTACCTTTCTAGGTCCTAGTGGATGCGGGAAAACGACAACGCTTCGAATGATTGCCGGGTTCTATTACCCTACCCACGGTAAAGTCAAATTTAACGACAAAGATATGACGACAGTCCCACCTGAAAAAAGAAATACGGGCATGGTGTTTCAAAACTATGCCCTTTTTCCTCATATGACAGTGTTTGAAAATGTTGCTTTTGGTTTGAAAGTTAGGAAAGTTAATAAAACCGAGACGAGAAAAAGGGTAGAGGATGTCCTAAAAAAAGTTCGTCTGGAATCATATATCCAGCGTCAGGTGAGTCAATTGAGCGGTGGGCAGCAGCAACGAGTTGCTTTAGCCAGGGCGCTAGTGATTGAACCCGATATTTTACTTTTAGACGAACCGCTAAGTAATTTGGATGCTAGATTGCGAGATGAAATGCGCACGGAAATCCTAAGGCTGCAGCGAGAGTATGGCATTACAACCATTTACGTAACCCATGACCAAGTTGAAGCTTTAACGATGAGTGATCGAATCGCTGTCTTCAAGGATGGGAAGTGCCAGCAGATGGGAACCCCAACTGATATTTACAACGAGCCAGTGAATAATTTTGTAGCTGAGTTTATTGGAGAAACCAATTTATCACCAGTAACACTGGATAAGAAACAAGAAGAAGCGTTCGTTTTCCATTCCGATTCTCTTAAAAGCCCCATACGTGTGAAAAACTCTAAACAGAACATAGCAACTTATCACGAAGATGATGAATTAATGATCTCCATCAGGCCAGAAGCGATTCAAGTCAGCGATGAGGCGTTGCCAGATCGGCAAAACTTATGGACAGGTGAAGTGTCCCTTGTGCAGTTTACCGGCGCATCTGTTCATACTTTTATAAAAATAAATGAAGAAATAACACTTAGGGCTACTGGTTTAAATCGAGGACCAAGTACGTATTTTGCGGAGGGAGCAACCGTTAGTGTGCACATGCCGGAGGACCAAATACGCGTGATTCCAAGGGCAAGGGAGTGA